One genomic region from Candidatus Caldarchaeum subterraneum encodes:
- a CDS encoding agmatinase, with translation MGMMASELPFYLQKGMVFSGVEVGYEKARYCVFGVPYDLTSSFRPGCRYGPEAVRRFSANIEANSYRKGFDISTAKIADLGDIIFEYKLPKMLRKVEKVVEIISASGKSPIMIGGEHSFTYSCFKSLAEKSSCIIVLDAHFDLRDEYLGLRFNHASYLRRLVEKFPNKPVAVLGVRGFDPAEEKFAKDHGIMYIKASEMDDRRRVVKILEEAVGHGRPYISVDIDVVDPGFCPGVGNPEPEGLNPTQVIDLVSILGAFRPAGLDVVEVNPLFDNGATAALAARIIFETVASAEET, from the coding sequence TTGGGCATGATGGCGAGCGAGCTACCATTCTATCTGCAGAAGGGGATGGTTTTCTCCGGCGTGGAAGTTGGGTATGAGAAAGCACGATACTGTGTTTTCGGCGTCCCATATGACTTGACCAGCAGCTTTCGGCCCGGTTGTAGGTATGGCCCCGAGGCCGTCCGCAGGTTCAGCGCAAACATCGAGGCCAACAGCTATCGGAAAGGCTTCGACATATCCACAGCAAAAATAGCCGACCTCGGCGACATCATCTTCGAATACAAACTGCCAAAAATGCTCAGAAAAGTCGAAAAAGTCGTTGAGATCATATCCGCATCAGGAAAAAGCCCCATCATGATTGGCGGCGAACACAGCTTCACATATTCTTGCTTCAAATCTCTCGCCGAGAAATCATCATGCATCATAGTTCTCGACGCACATTTTGATCTTCGCGACGAGTATCTTGGTCTCCGGTTCAATCACGCATCGTATTTACGCCGCCTCGTGGAAAAATTTCCCAACAAACCAGTGGCCGTCCTAGGTGTTAGGGGCTTCGACCCCGCGGAAGAAAAGTTTGCGAAAGACCATGGAATCATGTACATCAAGGCGAGTGAGATGGATGATAGGCGGAGAGTGGTGAAGATACTTGAGGAGGCCGTGGGACACGGTCGTCCATACATATCGGTTGACATCGACGTGGTGGACCCGGGATTTTGCCCCGGCGTAGGGAACCCCGAACCAGAAGGCCTCAATCCGACACAGGTTATCGACCTTGTCTCAATCCTTGGAGCTTTTAGACCAGCTGGTTTGGATGTGGTCGAGGTCAACCCGTTATTCGACAACGGCGCAACCGCTGCGCTCGCCGCCCGTATAATTTTTGAAACAGTGGCCTCTGCGGAGGAAACCTAA
- a CDS encoding DNA polymerase I, whose protein sequence is MAFMAERYFLLGVGYDGQEKKAFLKLLNLSTNTVEIHMDSTGHKPYCLTDRPIDELEKNQALREAGATAFIKVTKYDSIADRMREMTLIQATDPLAVGGSKKSIRELVTAWEADIPYHLNYVYDMRLTPSMIYEKKNGMLTPVFGEKSKVENILQQFFPDLPAEEREEMEKWLRMLESEHPAVDFTGLDIEILSDSPTKVPSPSNPVDRVVAISFSGTRGMGKVLVLRRDGVDMTFNGGEYSVEVFDDETTLLSRCFEIMDSYPIVVTFNGDDFDLPYLRNRAEKLGIPKNRIPITLGREGASLRRGIHLDLYRFFNNKSVQVYAFDNRYREHTLDGVAKALIGVGKVELTKTLNELSLQELADYSYRDSRLLRDMVEAGDRLILRLMAVISRISKMPIEDVCRHGVSGWIKNLLYWELRGRNWLIPRKDELITAKGGTTTKAIIEGKKYRGALVVEPVPGIHFNVTVLDFASLYPSILKEYNLSFETINCSHEKCRTNNIPETTHWVCREKRGVQSSIIGVIRDIRVRWYKPMASNKSLDPVTRSWYEVVQRALKVFLNASYGVLGFEEFPLYCPPLAESTTAIGRYVFSSAVEKAKSLGVTVVYGDTDSIFLKAEKQELVHELIRWAREKFRLDLEFDKVYRYVVFSKRKKNYLGVTDRGVVDVKGLTGKKRNIPVFIKEAFDDMLKQLAEVKSAEELETVKKNIRQVIATWYSRLKNRTFEIDQLAFRVMMSKTIERYEKTTPQHVKAAKKLQSLGVKVGPGDIISYVKTKDKDGVTPLQLAKRENIDVDKYIEYMRSTFEQVLDPLEIDFDSIIGLTSLESFM, encoded by the coding sequence TTGGCTTTCATGGCGGAGCGATATTTTCTACTAGGGGTAGGATACGATGGTCAGGAGAAGAAAGCATTTCTCAAGCTCCTCAACCTCTCCACAAACACCGTGGAGATACATATGGACTCAACAGGTCACAAGCCATATTGTTTAACCGACCGGCCGATTGACGAGCTTGAGAAGAATCAGGCTCTGCGTGAAGCAGGTGCCACGGCCTTCATCAAGGTCACAAAGTATGACAGCATAGCTGATAGGATGCGGGAGATGACACTCATTCAGGCAACTGACCCTCTGGCTGTTGGGGGAAGCAAAAAATCTATCCGCGAACTTGTCACAGCGTGGGAGGCAGACATACCCTATCACCTGAACTATGTTTATGACATGCGTCTCACCCCCAGCATGATTTACGAGAAAAAGAATGGGATGCTCACCCCGGTGTTTGGAGAGAAATCCAAAGTGGAGAACATTCTTCAACAGTTTTTCCCAGACCTCCCGGCTGAGGAGAGGGAGGAGATGGAGAAATGGCTGCGGATGCTGGAGTCTGAGCACCCAGCGGTCGATTTCACCGGACTTGACATAGAGATTTTGAGCGACTCGCCCACCAAGGTTCCCAGCCCAAGCAACCCCGTTGACAGGGTTGTGGCAATCTCTTTCTCAGGCACTAGGGGGATGGGTAAAGTCCTTGTCCTGAGACGGGACGGTGTCGACATGACTTTCAACGGCGGCGAATACAGCGTCGAGGTGTTTGACGACGAAACAACACTGTTAAGCAGATGCTTCGAGATAATGGACTCTTACCCCATAGTGGTGACCTTCAACGGCGACGACTTCGACCTCCCATATCTCCGCAACAGGGCTGAAAAACTCGGCATACCGAAGAACAGGATACCCATCACCCTCGGCAGAGAAGGAGCCTCTCTACGACGGGGGATACACCTAGACCTCTACAGATTCTTCAACAACAAATCAGTACAAGTATACGCCTTCGACAACAGATATCGCGAACACACACTTGACGGCGTAGCCAAGGCGTTGATAGGAGTCGGAAAAGTTGAGCTCACAAAAACACTTAACGAGCTGTCTTTGCAGGAGCTTGCGGACTACAGCTACCGAGACTCGCGTCTATTACGCGACATGGTTGAGGCCGGTGACCGGCTCATCCTACGGCTGATGGCTGTAATTTCTCGGATAAGCAAAATGCCTATCGAGGATGTGTGCAGACATGGGGTAAGCGGCTGGATCAAGAACCTTCTCTACTGGGAGCTTCGAGGCCGCAATTGGCTTATTCCGCGGAAAGATGAGTTGATAACCGCGAAGGGAGGCACAACAACTAAAGCAATCATCGAGGGCAAGAAATACCGCGGAGCCCTTGTCGTCGAACCCGTACCCGGCATCCACTTCAACGTCACAGTCCTCGACTTCGCCTCCCTATACCCAAGCATACTGAAGGAATACAACCTAAGCTTCGAAACGATAAACTGTAGTCACGAGAAATGCCGAACAAACAACATCCCAGAGACAACACACTGGGTGTGCAGAGAGAAGAGAGGAGTTCAGAGCAGCATCATCGGAGTGATAAGAGACATCCGCGTCAGATGGTATAAGCCGATGGCCTCAAACAAGTCCCTCGACCCCGTGACTAGAAGCTGGTATGAGGTTGTTCAGAGGGCTTTGAAGGTTTTCCTAAATGCGAGCTACGGAGTGCTAGGGTTTGAAGAATTTCCACTCTACTGCCCTCCGCTGGCCGAGAGCACCACAGCTATCGGACGATACGTCTTCTCCTCAGCGGTCGAGAAGGCGAAATCCCTCGGCGTCACCGTGGTGTACGGCGACACTGACTCGATATTCCTCAAGGCTGAGAAACAGGAGCTTGTCCATGAACTGATTAGATGGGCCCGTGAAAAATTCAGGCTCGACCTCGAGTTCGACAAAGTCTACCGCTACGTCGTCTTCAGCAAAAGGAAGAAAAACTATCTAGGTGTCACGGATAGGGGGGTTGTTGACGTAAAGGGTCTCACGGGGAAGAAGAGAAACATCCCTGTATTCATCAAGGAGGCTTTCGACGACATGTTGAAGCAACTTGCCGAGGTCAAGTCTGCTGAGGAGCTGGAGACGGTGAAGAAGAACATTCGACAGGTTATCGCGACATGGTACTCGAGGCTAAAGAACAGGACCTTTGAAATTGACCAGCTCGCTTTCCGTGTGATGATGTCCAAGACCATCGAGCGATATGAGAAGACCACGCCTCAGCACGTAAAGGCTGCGAAGAAGCTTCAGAGCCTCGGTGTTAAGGTTGGGCCCGGCGACATCATCAGCTACGTCAAGACAAAGGACAAAGACGGTGTCACGCCGCTCCAGCTGGCCAAAAGAGAGAACATAGATGTCGACAAATACATCGAGTACATGAGGTCAACTTTTGAGCAGGTTCTCGACCCGCTGGAGATTGATTTCGACAGCATCATCGGTTTGACAAGCCTAGAGAGCTTTATGTAG